From the genome of Streptomyces sp. NBC_00659, one region includes:
- a CDS encoding LacI family DNA-binding transcriptional regulator produces MDLRIPVDDRTGQHIVAETTRRSENRYGNRPTMKDVAARAGVGLKTVSRVVNSEPGVTPDTERRVQEAIEALGFRRNDSARVLRKGRTASIGLVLEDLADPFYGPLSRAVEEVARAHGALLINGSSAEDPDREQELVLALCARRVDGLVVIPAGDDHRYLEPEIKAGVATVFVDRPAGRIDADVVLSDSFGGARDGVAHLIAHGHRRIGFIGDMPRIHTAAERLRGYRAAMEDAGIPVEDDWMSLGVTDPQRVRKAAEDMLSGPSPVTAVFAGNNRVTVTVVRVIAERGRPVALVGFDDIELADLLEPGVTVVAQDAAALGRTAAERLFRQLDGSLVAPERIELPTRLITRGSGELPPAR; encoded by the coding sequence CGTGGACGACAGGACAGGACAGCACATCGTGGCCGAGACCACCCGCCGATCCGAGAACCGCTACGGAAACCGTCCGACCATGAAGGACGTGGCGGCGCGTGCCGGAGTCGGTCTCAAGACGGTCTCCCGCGTGGTCAACAGCGAGCCCGGGGTCACCCCGGACACGGAGCGGCGCGTCCAGGAGGCCATCGAGGCGCTGGGCTTCCGCCGCAACGACAGCGCCCGGGTGCTGCGCAAGGGCCGTACCGCGAGCATCGGGCTGGTCCTGGAGGACCTCGCGGACCCGTTCTACGGGCCGCTGAGCCGCGCGGTCGAGGAGGTGGCCCGAGCGCACGGAGCCCTGCTGATCAACGGTTCCAGCGCGGAGGACCCGGACCGGGAGCAGGAACTGGTCCTCGCGCTGTGCGCGCGCCGTGTGGACGGGCTGGTCGTGATCCCGGCCGGCGACGACCACCGCTATCTGGAGCCGGAGATAAAGGCGGGCGTGGCCACGGTCTTCGTGGACCGCCCGGCCGGGCGGATCGACGCCGACGTCGTCCTGTCGGACAGCTTCGGCGGCGCCCGGGACGGTGTCGCCCACCTGATCGCCCACGGCCACCGCCGGATCGGCTTCATCGGTGACATGCCCCGCATCCACACCGCCGCCGAGCGGCTGCGCGGTTACCGGGCCGCGATGGAGGACGCCGGGATACCGGTCGAGGACGACTGGATGTCTCTCGGCGTCACCGATCCGCAGCGGGTACGCAAGGCGGCCGAGGACATGCTGTCCGGCCCCTCCCCCGTCACCGCGGTCTTCGCGGGCAACAACCGGGTCACCGTGACCGTCGTCCGGGTCATCGCCGAGCGCGGCCGCCCCGTCGCCCTCGTCGGATTCGACGACATCGAGCTCGCCGACCTCCTGGAGCCCGGGGTCACCGTCGTCGCCCAGGACGCCGCCGCCCTGGGCCGCACCGCCGCCGAACGCCTGTTCCGCCAGCTCGACGGCAGCCTCGTCGCCCCGGAACGCATCGAACTCCCGACCCGCCTGATCACCCGCGGCTCGG